From one Variovorax sp. PBL-H6 genomic stretch:
- a CDS encoding GAF domain-containing protein: MHNKSEDIGGFGSSPSDGGEPVFDALDCDGPLVVQALSSMLELIREQLGMDVFFISEFVQGRRVFRHVATAPARGIIHVGGSHAMEDSICQQVLDGRVPRLAHDLRVLRTRQLLPEVTKPIGTHISVPVVMPDGSIYGTLCGFAVERTVDLSERDVRRLEVAAQATARVLAQAAGHAAVG, translated from the coding sequence ATGCACAACAAGAGCGAGGACATTGGCGGCTTCGGCAGCAGCCCATCGGATGGCGGCGAGCCGGTCTTCGACGCGCTGGACTGTGACGGCCCGCTCGTGGTCCAGGCCCTGTCCTCGATGCTGGAGCTCATTCGCGAACAGCTCGGCATGGACGTGTTCTTCATCTCCGAGTTCGTCCAGGGTCGGCGCGTGTTCCGGCACGTCGCCACCGCCCCGGCGAGGGGCATCATCCACGTGGGCGGCTCCCATGCCATGGAAGACAGCATCTGCCAACAGGTACTCGACGGCCGCGTGCCCCGTCTTGCGCACGATCTGCGCGTGCTGCGCACTCGTCAACTCCTCCCGGAGGTAACCAAGCCGATCGGCACCCACATCAGCGTGCCGGTGGTGATGCCGGACGGCAGCATCTATGGGACGCTGTGCGGCTTCGCGGTCGAACGCACCGTCGACCTGTCCGAACGCGACGTGCGGCGCCTCGAGGTGGCAGCCCAGGCAACGGCGCGGGTGCTGGCGCAGGCGGCAGGGCACGCGGCGGTAGGCTGA